In the Leishmania panamensis strain MHOM/PA/94/PSC-1 chromosome 30 sequence genome, one interval contains:
- a CDS encoding pseudouridine synthase A-like protein, putative (TriTrypDB/GeneDB-style sysID: LpmP.30.1540) has product MTSSSTADNHSEVAGTVAASTSICGSREVTASLPMALPILRGTKKEKTEKAFSFNRYPSRKIGLRLAYHGHVHDGLAKQKETDNTVEGLVCDALRRVRLIPEDGPHNFGRCGRTDKGVSALGNAFSLTARASCTADADPQLPPLDYCSMLNNVLPSTIRIVGCALVDDRFDARFSCVHRTYRYYFCHRGLNLAAMQEAAAFFLGTHNFRNFCQMDVVNVSNFTRTVLSVGLHPSEELPELISYLEITANSFLYHQIRCTMEVLFLVGRGLEAPSVVQTMLELGDCKPTYPLADGTPLILWDCAFDNVQWQLSHSAFQAAEQVLQDISTALLIRATSAAAMRSQLFRWYTGTVDVFAREKLEEEDAAGRVRSCAVVRHDPEVRRLDGWSITGCDWTESGTARRMKARKRDLLYYIRTDANKGKPPLATTSGEAKASPAAETRASTPLMPMNYVPLLQRETERTYEEEVRGLSDKKRARYEVNEAKKAAGAAVHKEMTGED; this is encoded by the coding sequence ATGACATCCTCGTCCACCGCAGACAACCACAGTGAGGTTGCCGGAACAGTCGCAGCCTCGACCTCCatctgcggcagccgcgaaGTAACCGCCTCGCTTCCGATGGCGCTGCCCATACTGAGGGGTacaaagaaggaaaagactGAGAAGGCGTTCTCTTTTAACCGGTACCCCAGTCGAAAGATTGGCCTGCGGCTGGCATATCACGGCCACGTGCACGACGGCCTCGCAAAACAGAAGGAGACGGACAACACTGTCGAGGGGCTCGTGTGTGATGCGTTGCGGCGGGTTCGGCTCATCCCGGAGGACGGACCGCACAACTTTGGACGGTGCGGTCGCACAGACAAGGGCGTCAGTGCTCTTGGCAACGCCTTCTCGCTCACCGCACGCGCGTCGTGCACTGCAGACGCGGATCCGCAGCTGCCTCCACTGGACTATTGCAGCATGCTGAACAACGTCCTGCCCTCGACGATTCGTATTGTTGGCTGCGCGTTAGTCGATGACCGCTTTGATGCGCGCTTTTCCTGTGTCCATCGTACCTATCGCTACTACTTTTGCCACCGTGGGCTCAACCTGGCAGCAATGCAGGAGGCCGCTGCCTTCTTCTTGGGAACGCACAACTTCCGCAACTTCTGCCAGATGGACGTTGTGAATGTGAGCAACTTCACGCGAACGGTGCTCTCGGTTGGGCTGCACCCGAGTGAGGAACTCCCAGAGCTGATCTCCTACCTTGAGATCACGGCAAACTCGTTCTTGTACCATCAAATTCGCTGCACCATGGAGGTGCTGTTCCTCGTTGGCCGCGGGTTGGAGGCCCCTAGCGTGGTCCAGACAATGCTAGAGCTAGGTGATTGCAAGCCAACATACCCCCTTGCAGACGGTACCCCGCTGATATTGTGGGACTGCGCCTTCGACAATGTTCAGTGGCAGCTGTCCCACAGTGCGTTCCAGGCAGCtgagcaggtgctgcaggacatTAGCACAGCGCTGCTTATCCGCGCCACATCAGCGGCTGCTATGCGGTCTCAACTATTCCGCTGGTACACCGGTACCGTAGACGTGTTTGCTAGGGAGaagttggaggaggaggacgcagCCGGCAGAGTCCGCTCGTGCGCTGTTGTTCGACACGATCCCGAGGTGCGGCGCCTGGATGGGTGGTCCATCACGGGGTGCGACTGGACAGAGTCGGGTACCGCTAGACGGATGAAGGCGCGCAAGCGCGACCTGCTCTACTACATCCGCACGGACGCTAACAAAGGGAAGCCCCCGTTGGCGACGACGAGCGGTGAGGCAAAGGCTTCCCCGGCAGCAGAAACCCGAGCGAGCACCCCACTGATGCCGATGAACTACGTGCCTCTTTTGCAGCGTGAGACGGAGCGCACctacgaggaggaggtgcggggGCTGAGCGACAAGAAGCGTGCGCGGTACGAAGTGAatgaggcgaagaaggcagcCGGTGCCGCGGTGCATAAAGAGATGACGGGTGAGGACTAA